One Aliiroseovarius sediminilitoris DNA window includes the following coding sequences:
- the def gene encoding peptide deformylase produces the protein MSIKPILIHPDPRLKKVAEVVPDLSDDLRQLADDMLETMYDAPGIGLAAPQVGVLTRLIVMDCVREDDEPPQPVVMFNPEVILSSDDLNTYEEGCLSIPEQYAEVTRPKEVSVRWVDRDGNVQEQDFDGLWATCVQHEIDHLNGKLFIDYLKPLKRQMITRKMQKLKREMARM, from the coding sequence ATGAGTATTAAACCGATCCTTATTCACCCCGATCCACGGCTTAAAAAAGTCGCCGAAGTGGTGCCAGATTTGTCTGACGACCTGCGCCAATTGGCCGACGACATGCTGGAAACTATGTATGACGCGCCGGGCATTGGTCTGGCCGCGCCGCAGGTGGGCGTGCTGACGCGACTGATCGTGATGGACTGCGTGCGTGAGGATGACGAGCCTCCGCAGCCTGTGGTCATGTTCAATCCCGAGGTCATATTGTCCTCGGATGATCTGAACACCTATGAAGAAGGCTGTCTGTCGATCCCCGAGCAATATGCCGAAGTCACCCGCCCCAAAGAGGTTTCGGTCCGCTGGGTCGACCGTGACGGCAACGTGCAGGAGCAGGACTTTGACGGGCTGTGGGCCACTTGCGTGCAGCACGAGATCGACCACCTGAATGGCAAGCTGTTCATCGACTATCTGAAACCGCTGAAACGGCAGATGATCACGCGCAAAATGCAAAAACTGAAACGTGAAATGGCGCGGATGTGA
- the def gene encoding peptide deformylase produces the protein MTHRPFLRYPHKCLRTAADPVTEVTDDTRAIWDEMIEAMDAMPGVGLAAPQLGIMQRLAVVDASNERGKAVRMANPEILYRSIEFREHEEASPNLPGVSAVISRPRAVTVRFLDENGAAQEQDFVGIWATSVQHQIDHLNGRMYFDHLSKVKRDMLIKKARKLAR, from the coding sequence GTGACCCATCGCCCGTTTCTGAGATATCCGCACAAATGCCTGCGCACCGCAGCTGATCCGGTGACCGAGGTGACGGATGACACCCGCGCGATATGGGACGAGATGATCGAGGCGATGGACGCCATGCCGGGCGTTGGTCTGGCGGCGCCCCAACTCGGGATTATGCAGCGTTTGGCGGTGGTGGATGCCTCAAACGAACGCGGCAAGGCGGTCAGGATGGCGAACCCGGAGATACTGTATCGGTCCATCGAGTTTCGTGAGCACGAGGAAGCCAGCCCGAACTTGCCCGGTGTTTCGGCGGTGATAAGTCGCCCGCGCGCGGTGACGGTTCGGTTTCTTGACGAAAACGGAGCAGCGCAGGAGCAGGATTTTGTCGGCATCTGGGCCACCTCGGTTCAACACCAGATCGACCATTTGAACGGGCGGATGTATTTCGATCACCTGTCCAAGGTGAAGCGCGATATGCTAATCAAGAAAGCAAGGAAACTGGCGCGATGA
- the fmt gene encoding methionyl-tRNA formyltransferase, protein MRLVFMGSPDFSVPVLEALVDAGHEIAAVYCQPPRPAGRGKKDRPGPVHARAAELGLQVRHPVSLKDADEQAAFAALNADVAVVVAYGLILPQAVLDAPKHGCLNIHASLLPRWRGAAPIHRAIMAGDPETGVCIMQMEAGLDTGPVLLHEVTPIGAQETTAELHDRLSAIGARLIVEALGRLPDLTRVPQAEDGVTYAHKIDKAEAQIDWTRPAVEVDRLIRGLSPFPGAKCDMGGEQVKLLASRVLDGSGKPGQVLDGFTIACGEGAVEIHRAQRPGKRAMEAEDFLRGFDLPDTVK, encoded by the coding sequence ATGAGGCTTGTGTTCATGGGCTCGCCCGATTTCTCGGTGCCGGTGCTGGAGGCTCTGGTGGATGCCGGCCACGAGATCGCCGCTGTCTATTGCCAGCCACCACGCCCCGCCGGGCGCGGCAAGAAGGACAGGCCCGGTCCGGTCCATGCCCGGGCCGCGGAACTGGGGCTTCAGGTGCGCCATCCGGTGTCGTTGAAGGATGCCGATGAGCAGGCGGCGTTTGCCGCGTTGAACGCTGACGTTGCGGTGGTCGTGGCCTATGGCCTGATCCTGCCGCAAGCGGTTCTTGATGCGCCCAAGCATGGCTGTCTGAACATCCATGCGTCGCTTCTGCCGCGCTGGCGTGGGGCAGCGCCCATTCATCGCGCGATCATGGCAGGAGATCCGGAAACCGGCGTTTGCATCATGCAGATGGAGGCTGGATTGGACACCGGCCCTGTTCTGCTGCACGAGGTGACACCGATCGGCGCACAGGAAACCACGGCGGAACTGCATGACCGCCTGTCGGCCATCGGTGCACGTCTGATCGTCGAGGCGTTGGGCCGCCTGCCCGATCTGACCCGGGTGCCGCAAGCTGAAGACGGTGTCACCTATGCCCACAAGATCGACAAGGCCGAGGCGCAGATTGACTGGACCCGTCCGGCCGTTGAAGTGGATCGCCTGATCCGCGGGTTGTCGCCATTCCCCGGTGCGAAATGCGATATGGGGGGCGAACAGGTAAAGTTGCTCGCTTCACGTGTCTTGGATGGTTCGGGCAAGCCCGGTCAGGTTCTGGACGGGTTCACCATTGCCTGCGGTGAGGGCGCGGTTGAAATCCATCGCGCCCAACGTCCCGGCAAACGTGCGATGGAAGCCGAGGATTTCCTGCGGGGTTTTGACCTGCCCGACACGGTGAAATAG
- a CDS encoding GlsB/YeaQ/YmgE family stress response membrane protein: MPVIMLIIFGAAAGFLATRIMNLRTDVPTTIAIGVAGALIGGFVLRSIAMIGGLAFGFVGAVVGAILLIWIWQKYKDRK, from the coding sequence ATGCCGGTAATCATGCTGATCATCTTCGGAGCCGCCGCCGGGTTCTTGGCGACAAGGATCATGAATCTGCGCACCGACGTGCCGACCACCATTGCCATTGGCGTGGCCGGGGCGTTGATCGGAGGGTTTGTCCTGCGGTCCATTGCAATGATTGGTGGTCTGGCCTTTGGTTTTGTAGGCGCGGTCGTGGGTGCCATTCTCCTGATCTGGATTTGGCAGAAGTATAAGGACCGAAAGTAA
- a CDS encoding porin family protein, translating to MLRFFICVLPMLFASGDLAQAGAWPRDKGGAFLSGQARQNADTLDEAPVISVYGEYGLTDRWTIGGKLDYALASNDILQMKAFARWHLPNSDEPWQKAVSLAVEGTKDDPYVSPSFHLGRGIETAIGPGWLDIELTTTLSVLDAQMDYSAFAQIGVKPSQRLMTMVALDVTGIDADAQIDLIPSVAWEYKQGKHLQLEWTYALDGAVKHEVAAGIWLEF from the coding sequence GTGCTTCGGTTTTTCATCTGCGTTCTGCCAATGCTTTTTGCGTCCGGCGATCTTGCCCAAGCGGGTGCGTGGCCGCGCGACAAGGGCGGGGCGTTTTTGTCCGGGCAAGCGCGACAGAACGCCGACACGTTGGACGAAGCTCCGGTGATCAGCGTCTATGGTGAATACGGGCTGACGGATCGTTGGACCATTGGTGGCAAGCTGGATTATGCGCTTGCCTCCAATGATATATTGCAAATGAAAGCCTTTGCGCGATGGCATCTGCCAAACAGCGACGAGCCGTGGCAAAAAGCGGTCAGTTTGGCGGTCGAAGGGACCAAGGACGACCCCTACGTCTCGCCTTCGTTCCATTTGGGGCGGGGGATTGAGACCGCGATTGGCCCCGGTTGGCTGGATATAGAGTTGACGACCACTTTGTCCGTCTTGGATGCGCAGATGGACTACAGTGCGTTTGCGCAGATTGGCGTGAAACCAAGTCAGCGCCTGATGACGATGGTCGCCCTGGACGTCACCGGGATCGATGCGGATGCGCAGATCGACCTGATCCCGTCGGTGGCGTGGGAATACAAGCAGGGCAAACACCTACAACTTGAATGGACTTATGCGCTGGATGGTGCGGTTAAGCACGAAGTCGCAGCGGGAATATGGCTTGAGTTCTAG
- the rnhA gene encoding ribonuclease HI: MAEFVAYTDGACSGNPGPGGWGALLQAHENGAVIKERELKGGASETTNNQMELMAAIMALETLGKPCAITVITDSAYVKNGVTGWIHGWKRNGWRTSSRKPVKNVELWQRLDEAQARHQVTWQWVKGHAGHPENERADELARAGMEPFKSR; the protein is encoded by the coding sequence ATGGCTGAGTTTGTCGCGTACACCGACGGCGCCTGTTCTGGCAATCCCGGTCCGGGTGGTTGGGGCGCATTGTTGCAGGCGCATGAGAACGGCGCGGTGATCAAAGAGCGGGAGTTGAAGGGTGGCGCGTCGGAAACCACCAACAACCAGATGGAGCTGATGGCTGCCATCATGGCGCTGGAAACCCTTGGCAAACCCTGCGCGATCACGGTCATCACCGACAGCGCCTATGTGAAGAACGGTGTCACCGGTTGGATCCATGGCTGGAAGCGGAACGGGTGGCGGACCTCGTCCAGGAAACCCGTGAAGAATGTCGAACTTTGGCAAAGGCTGGACGAAGCGCAAGCGCGTCATCAGGTAACGTGGCAATGGGTCAAGGGCCATGCCGGCCACCCCGAAAACGAACGCGCTGATGAACTGGCACGCGCGGGGATGGAACCGTTCAAGAGCAGATAG
- a CDS encoding glutathione S-transferase family protein, with the protein MLTLYSMPSSGNSYKVRLLLSLLGRRYHHVPCETRSPDLQAAKTEGKLPLGKVPALHLDTGEVLSESNAILWYLASGTPWIPDDPLAQARMLSWMFFEQNRHEPAIAVRASLRCYPHLADEATPELLDQLLESGNGILELMEHGLHDQDWFAGDTPTIADIALYAYTHTAEDRGGFNLSPFPALRDWLKRTSTLPGYEPLTGPAHG; encoded by the coding sequence ATGCTGACCCTCTATTCCATGCCAAGTTCCGGCAACAGTTATAAGGTGCGGCTGCTCCTGTCGTTGCTGGGTCGGCGATATCATCACGTCCCGTGTGAAACCCGATCGCCCGACCTACAGGCCGCGAAGACCGAAGGGAAACTGCCTCTGGGCAAGGTGCCGGCATTGCATCTGGACACCGGCGAGGTGCTAAGCGAAAGCAACGCCATCCTGTGGTATCTGGCCAGCGGCACACCGTGGATCCCTGACGACCCCTTGGCGCAGGCGCGTATGCTGTCGTGGATGTTCTTCGAACAGAACCGCCATGAACCGGCCATAGCCGTGCGCGCATCCTTGCGGTGCTATCCCCATCTTGCGGATGAAGCGACGCCGGAACTTCTCGACCAGCTTCTTGAATCCGGCAACGGTATCTTGGAATTGATGGAGCACGGGCTTCACGATCAAGACTGGTTTGCGGGCGACACCCCGACCATCGCGGATATCGCTTTGTATGCCTATACCCACACCGCCGAGGACCGGGGCGGCTTCAATCTGTCGCCCTTTCCCGCGCTGCGCGATTGGCTGAAGCGGACAAGCACTCTGCCGGGCTACGAGCCGCTGACAGGTCCAGCCCATGGCTGA
- the ispH gene encoding 4-hydroxy-3-methylbut-2-enyl diphosphate reductase, translating into MTKPALTLYLAAPNGFCAGVDRAIKIVEMAIEKWGPPIYVRHEIVHNKFVVDGLRAKGAIFVEDLDEVPDDRPVIFSAHGVAKAVPAEASRREMVYVDATCPLVSKVHIEAERHHQNGLQMVMIGHAGHPETIGTMGQLPEGEVLLVETTDDVATLTPRDPEQLAYITQTTLSVDDTAAVVKALRTRFPKIIGPHKEDICYATTNRQEAVKAVAPKVDALLVIGAPNSSNSRRLVEVARANGCAYAMLVQRATEIDWRAIDGIRTVGLTAGASAPQVLVDEVIDAFRDRFDVTVERVETAQENVEFKVPRVLRETA; encoded by the coding sequence ATGACCAAGCCTGCTCTTACACTTTATCTTGCCGCGCCCAACGGGTTTTGTGCCGGGGTGGATCGCGCCATCAAGATCGTCGAAATGGCGATCGAGAAATGGGGGCCGCCGATCTACGTGCGCCACGAAATTGTGCATAACAAATTCGTGGTCGATGGGCTGCGCGCCAAGGGCGCCATCTTTGTCGAGGACCTGGACGAGGTGCCCGATGACCGCCCCGTCATCTTCTCGGCCCATGGTGTCGCGAAGGCCGTGCCCGCCGAAGCCAGCCGTCGCGAGATGGTCTATGTCGACGCCACCTGCCCGCTTGTCTCGAAAGTGCATATCGAGGCCGAGCGGCACCACCAGAACGGCCTGCAAATGGTGATGATCGGCCATGCAGGCCACCCGGAAACCATCGGAACGATGGGGCAATTGCCTGAAGGCGAAGTGCTGTTGGTCGAAACTACCGACGATGTCGCCACCCTGACCCCGCGCGACCCCGAACAGCTTGCCTATATCACCCAGACCACCCTGTCGGTCGATGATACCGCCGCTGTGGTCAAGGCTTTGCGCACCCGGTTCCCAAAGATCATCGGCCCACATAAAGAAGACATCTGCTACGCGACCACCAACCGGCAAGAAGCTGTGAAAGCGGTCGCGCCCAAGGTCGATGCGCTTCTGGTGATCGGTGCGCCCAACAGCTCCAACTCGCGCCGGTTGGTCGAAGTGGCGCGCGCCAATGGCTGCGCCTATGCCATGCTGGTGCAGCGCGCAACCGAGATTGACTGGCGCGCCATCGATGGCATTCGAACGGTCGGCCTGACCGCCGGGGCGTCTGCCCCTCAGGTCTTGGTAGACGAAGTCATCGACGCGTTCCGCGACCGCTTTGACGTCACGGTCGAACGGGTCGAAACCGCACAAGAGAACGTAGAGTTCAAAGTGCCCCGCGTCCTGCGTGAAACCGCCTGA
- a CDS encoding LabA-like NYN domain-containing protein, with amino-acid sequence MFYRDERLALFIDGSNLYAAAKSLGFDIDYKLLRQEFMRRGKLLRAFYYTALLENEEYSPIRPLVDWLNYNGFSMVTKPAKEYTDSMGRRKVKGNMDIELAVDALELAPHIDHAVLFSGDGDFRPLIEALQRQGVRVSVVSTIRSQPPMIADELRRQADNFIELEELKDVIGRPPREFDRPERTED; translated from the coding sequence ATGTTCTACCGGGACGAACGGCTCGCGCTGTTCATCGATGGTTCAAACCTCTATGCGGCCGCCAAATCGCTGGGATTTGACATCGACTACAAGCTACTTCGCCAAGAATTCATGCGCCGGGGCAAACTGCTCCGCGCGTTCTACTACACAGCCCTTCTGGAAAATGAGGAGTATTCTCCGATCCGCCCGCTGGTGGATTGGCTGAACTACAACGGCTTCTCGATGGTGACCAAGCCAGCCAAGGAATACACCGACTCGATGGGGCGGCGGAAGGTCAAAGGCAACATGGATATCGAACTGGCCGTGGACGCGCTGGAGCTCGCGCCGCATATTGACCATGCTGTTCTGTTTTCGGGTGACGGCGATTTCCGCCCTCTGATCGAGGCGCTGCAACGTCAGGGCGTGCGTGTGTCGGTCGTGTCCACGATCCGCAGCCAACCCCCGATGATCGCCGATGAATTACGCCGCCAAGCCGATAATTTTATCGAGCTGGAAGAGCTGAAAGATGTGATTGGGCGTCCGCCACGCGAGTTTGACCGACCCGAGCGGACCGAGGACTGA
- the folK gene encoding 2-amino-4-hydroxy-6-hydroxymethyldihydropteridine diphosphokinase, which yields MPQAINSRITCPKVLVSLGSNATSRRRESAKILRDAVEHLAAQGFRITRVSRYYSTPCFPAGAGPDFVNAALGIDTDLPPDEILSALHQVEAGFGRERPSRWAPRTLDLDLIACGGIILPSKSVLAHWMNLPLDDQKTRAPDQLILPHPRMHERAFVLIPLADVAPDWHHPITGKTVQQMADELPDEEKKGVLPYSHP from the coding sequence GTGCCGCAAGCAATTAATTCGCGTATAACCTGTCCAAAAGTGCTGGTTTCATTAGGAAGTAACGCGACGTCAAGGCGGCGAGAGTCGGCAAAAATCTTACGCGATGCGGTTGAACATCTGGCGGCACAAGGATTTAGAATCACCAGAGTCAGCCGGTATTATAGCACGCCTTGCTTTCCGGCTGGTGCCGGCCCCGATTTCGTGAATGCGGCGCTTGGGATCGACACAGATTTACCGCCCGACGAAATACTGTCCGCACTGCATCAGGTCGAAGCCGGTTTCGGTCGCGAACGGCCATCACGCTGGGCGCCACGCACATTGGACCTGGATCTGATAGCCTGTGGTGGCATTATTCTGCCCAGCAAATCTGTTCTAGCACACTGGATGAACTTGCCACTGGACGACCAGAAAACCCGGGCACCAGATCAGTTGATCCTACCGCATCCACGTATGCATGAACGCGCCTTTGTGCTGATTCCCCTTGCCGATGTTGCCCCGGACTGGCACCACCCGATAACGGGCAAGACTGTGCAACAGATGGCCGATGAATTGCCAGATGAAGAAAAAAAGGGTGTTTTGCCGTATTCGCACCCGTAA
- the rpoZ gene encoding DNA-directed RNA polymerase subunit omega encodes MARVTVEDCVDKVPNRFELVMLASHRAREISAGGQITVDRDNDKNPVVALREIADETQTADELRERMIESHQTQIEVDEPEEDSMALLMGAEAADKPAEDDLSEEKLLRALMEAQGQG; translated from the coding sequence ATGGCCCGCGTGACGGTTGAAGATTGCGTAGATAAAGTCCCGAACAGGTTTGAGCTTGTAATGCTCGCCTCGCATCGCGCCCGCGAAATTTCGGCTGGGGGCCAGATCACTGTCGATCGCGACAATGACAAGAACCCTGTCGTGGCCTTGCGTGAGATTGCGGATGAAACGCAAACCGCCGATGAACTGCGCGAGCGTATGATCGAGAGCCATCAGACTCAGATCGAAGTTGATGAGCCGGAAGAAGACAGCATGGCCCTGCTGATGGGTGCGGAAGCTGCTGACAAGCCCGCCGAGGACGATCTGTCGGAAGAAAAACTTCTGCGCGCATTGATGGAAGCGCAAGGTCAGGGCTAA
- a CDS encoding RelA/SpoT family protein has protein sequence MNDLPDLDLDLDGLIERIRRYNPKSNHELIRAAYEYGARMHDGQTRHSGEPYFTHPFAVAEILADMQLDDATIITALLHDTIEDTRSTYSEVTKIFGAEVAELVDGVTKLTNLQLSSSETKQAENFRKLFMAMSKDLRVILVKLADRLHNMRTIRAMRPDKQVQKSRETMDIYAPLAGRMGMQWMREELEDLAFHVLNPEGRNSIMRRFLRLQKESGDVIEKITGDIRLELDRAKISAEVFGRAKKPFSIWRKMQEKNQSFSRLSDTYGFRIITDSEADCYRVLGVIHQRWRAIPGRFKDYISQPKSNGYRSIHTTVSGRDGKRVEVQIRTHAMNDVAEAGVAAHWSYKDGVRAENPFAVDPAKWISSLTERFEAAEDHDEFLEHVKLEMYQDQVFCFTPKGEVVKLPRGATPLDFAYAIHTRIGDSCVGAKVDGIRVPLWTRIKNGQSVEIMTAEGQSPQATWIDIVVTGRAKAAIRKSLRSVDRERFVRLGRELARVAFEHVGRKATDKALATAAKQLRLDNVEELLARLGSAELQARDVVAALYPESVEAEAEVDGDSVVVGLETGQDFARAQCCQPVPGERIVGITYRGKGVMVHTIDCDALADVAEDSSRWVDLHWHSGQHPAIHTVSIDMTISNDAGVLGRICSLIGEQKANISDLKFLDRKPDFYRLLVDVDLRDIEHLHAIMLTLEADSDVADVHRHRDIARKP, from the coding sequence ATGAACGACCTTCCAGATCTTGACCTTGATCTTGATGGGCTGATCGAACGGATCCGCCGCTATAACCCCAAATCCAATCACGAACTGATCCGCGCGGCGTATGAATACGGCGCGCGTATGCATGATGGCCAGACCCGCCATTCAGGCGAGCCATACTTCACACACCCGTTTGCTGTCGCTGAAATTCTGGCGGATATGCAACTGGATGATGCCACGATCATCACCGCTCTGCTGCATGACACGATTGAAGACACCCGGTCGACCTATTCCGAAGTGACCAAGATCTTCGGGGCAGAAGTGGCAGAACTGGTCGATGGCGTGACCAAGCTGACCAATCTTCAACTCAGTTCGTCCGAGACCAAGCAGGCGGAGAATTTTCGCAAGCTGTTCATGGCCATGTCCAAGGATTTGCGGGTGATTCTGGTGAAGTTGGCCGACCGGCTGCACAACATGCGCACGATCCGCGCCATGCGGCCGGACAAGCAGGTTCAAAAATCGCGTGAAACCATGGATATCTATGCCCCGCTGGCTGGTCGCATGGGGATGCAGTGGATGCGCGAAGAACTGGAAGACCTTGCCTTCCATGTTCTGAACCCTGAAGGCCGCAACTCGATCATGCGGCGCTTCCTGCGGCTTCAGAAGGAAAGCGGCGATGTGATCGAAAAGATCACCGGCGATATCCGGCTGGAACTGGACAGGGCTAAGATCAGCGCCGAAGTCTTCGGGCGCGCCAAGAAACCATTTTCGATCTGGCGCAAGATGCAAGAGAAGAATCAGAGCTTCTCGCGCCTGTCGGACACTTATGGGTTTCGCATCATCACCGACAGCGAAGCGGATTGTTACCGCGTTCTGGGGGTGATTCACCAACGCTGGCGCGCCATTCCGGGTCGGTTCAAGGATTACATCAGCCAGCCGAAATCCAACGGATATCGGTCGATTCACACGACCGTTTCGGGTCGTGACGGAAAGCGCGTTGAAGTGCAGATCCGCACCCATGCGATGAATGACGTGGCCGAAGCGGGGGTTGCGGCGCATTGGTCTTATAAAGACGGGGTGCGCGCCGAGAACCCATTCGCGGTTGATCCGGCCAAGTGGATTTCATCGCTGACCGAACGGTTTGAAGCAGCGGAAGATCACGACGAGTTTCTTGAGCATGTGAAGCTCGAAATGTATCAAGACCAGGTGTTCTGTTTCACCCCGAAAGGCGAGGTGGTGAAGCTGCCGCGTGGCGCCACGCCGTTGGATTTCGCTTATGCAATCCACACGCGGATCGGGGACAGCTGTGTGGGGGCCAAGGTCGATGGCATTCGGGTCCCACTTTGGACCCGGATCAAGAATGGCCAATCGGTCGAAATCATGACCGCCGAAGGGCAAAGCCCGCAAGCCACCTGGATTGACATCGTTGTAACGGGCCGTGCCAAGGCCGCCATTCGTAAAAGCCTGCGCAGCGTGGATCGTGAACGCTTTGTGCGACTGGGGCGCGAACTTGCGCGCGTGGCATTTGAACATGTCGGTCGCAAAGCGACAGACAAGGCGCTGGCGACCGCTGCCAAGCAACTGCGTCTGGACAATGTCGAAGAGCTGTTGGCACGTTTGGGTTCTGCCGAATTGCAGGCGCGCGATGTCGTCGCAGCCCTGTACCCCGAAAGCGTTGAGGCCGAAGCCGAGGTCGATGGTGATTCGGTGGTTGTTGGACTTGAAACCGGGCAGGACTTCGCCCGCGCGCAATGTTGTCAGCCCGTGCCGGGGGAACGCATTGTCGGGATCACCTATCGCGGAAAGGGCGTCATGGTGCACACCATCGACTGCGACGCGCTTGCTGATGTGGCCGAGGACAGTTCCCGCTGGGTCGATTTACATTGGCATTCCGGGCAGCACCCGGCCATTCATACGGTCAGCATAGATATGACCATTTCAAACGACGCGGGGGTTTTGGGCCGGATCTGCTCCTTGATTGGTGAGCAGAAGGCCAATATCTCGGATTTGAAGTTTCTGGATCGGAAACCTGATTTCTACCGCCTACTTGTTGATGTAGATTTGCGCGATATTGAACATTTGCACGCCATTATGCTGACATTGGAAGCAGATAGTGATGTTGCCGATGTTCACCGACACAGGGACATCGCCCGCAAACCGTAA
- a CDS encoding DUF2062 domain-containing protein: protein MFKRNPRSYLRIIAEFFYPRGGWYRASQYVIHRIRRLPDPAHRISRGIAAGIFASFTPFFGLHFLTAAILSWIIRGNVLASLLATFVGNPLTFPLIAELSVNLGNAILGQSTNVHLPEIAAQFAAATSDFWMNMKAPFTDHVVDWSRLSAFFHRVFLPYLVGSIIPGIVAGAIGYAVSNPVIHAYQRRRIKKLKERYEKRLKAARDKAGEAREKP from the coding sequence GTGTTCAAAAGAAATCCGCGCTCATACCTGCGTATCATTGCGGAATTCTTCTATCCACGGGGCGGATGGTATCGGGCGTCGCAATACGTGATACACCGCATTCGGCGCCTGCCCGACCCGGCGCACAGGATTTCGCGCGGGATTGCAGCCGGTATCTTTGCCTCGTTCACGCCGTTTTTCGGACTGCATTTTCTGACGGCCGCGATCCTGTCGTGGATCATACGCGGCAATGTGCTGGCGTCATTGCTGGCGACTTTTGTCGGCAATCCGTTGACCTTCCCGTTGATCGCCGAACTTTCCGTCAATCTGGGAAATGCAATTCTGGGCCAGTCCACAAATGTACATCTGCCCGAGATCGCGGCACAGTTTGCGGCGGCCACGTCTGACTTCTGGATGAATATGAAAGCGCCGTTTACCGATCACGTTGTTGATTGGTCGCGCTTGTCAGCGTTTTTTCATCGCGTGTTCCTGCCCTATCTGGTCGGCAGCATCATACCGGGCATCGTGGCTGGCGCCATCGGTTATGCAGTGTCAAACCCCGTGATCCACGCCTATCAGCGTCGTCGCATAAAAAAGCTGAAGGAGCGGTATGAAAAACGTCTGAAAGCCGCACGAGACAAGGCTGGCGAAGCCCGGGAAAAACCGTAA
- a CDS encoding pyridoxine 5'-phosphate synthase, which yields MANQIKKLRLGVNIDHVATVRNARGSAYPDPVRAALLAEQAGADGITAHLREDRRHILDGDIDRLMEKLSVPLNFECAATDEMLDIALRHKPHAVCLVPEKREELTTEGGLEVARQDTRLAEYIAPLRDAGCRVSLFIAADPVQIEASARVGAAVVELHTGAYCDLHAEGRLDERDAELARLRKGAALAHSLGLEVHAGHGLTYDTVKPIASMPEVVELNIGHFLIGEAIFRGLPDAMAEMRGLMDEARG from the coding sequence ATGGCCAACCAGATCAAAAAGCTGCGCCTGGGTGTGAATATTGACCACGTCGCAACGGTGCGAAACGCGCGAGGTTCGGCCTATCCTGACCCGGTGCGCGCCGCGCTTCTGGCCGAACAGGCCGGGGCTGATGGTATCACCGCGCATCTGCGCGAAGATCGGCGGCATATTCTGGACGGCGATATTGATCGCTTGATGGAAAAGCTGTCCGTGCCACTGAATTTCGAATGTGCCGCGACTGACGAGATGCTGGACATCGCGTTGCGGCACAAACCCCATGCAGTCTGCCTTGTGCCTGAAAAGCGCGAAGAGTTGACAACAGAAGGCGGGCTTGAGGTCGCGCGGCAGGACACCCGGCTTGCCGAATACATTGCGCCGCTGCGGGATGCCGGGTGCCGCGTGTCACTGTTCATCGCGGCTGACCCGGTGCAGATCGAAGCCTCGGCGCGGGTGGGGGCAGCGGTGGTTGAGTTGCACACAGGTGCTTATTGCGACCTGCATGCCGAAGGTCGGCTTGATGAACGCGATGCCGAGCTTGCGCGACTGCGAAAAGGGGCCGCGCTGGCCCATTCGCTGGGGCTTGAGGTGCACGCGGGGCACGGTCTGACCTATGACACTGTGAAACCCATCGCTTCGATGCCCGAAGTGGTCGAGCTGAACATCGGGCATTTCCTGATTGGCGAAGCAATATTCCGTGGCCTTCCGGATGCGATGGCCGAGATGCGCGGTCTGATGGATGAGGCGCGCGGATGA
- the acpS gene encoding holo-ACP synthase gives MILGIGTDLANIDRIAVTLERFGDRFRNRVFTKVELAKAARRRDEAGTLAKRWAAKEACSKALGTGLAMGISWRDMAVSNLRTGQPVMAVTGWAADRLSEMTPEGHEAIIHVTLTDDHPWAQAFVVIEARPVEKRQA, from the coding sequence ATGATCCTTGGCATCGGCACCGATCTTGCGAATATCGACCGAATTGCCGTGACGCTTGAACGCTTCGGTGATCGGTTCCGCAATCGCGTATTCACCAAAGTCGAGCTTGCCAAAGCCGCCCGCCGCCGCGACGAGGCCGGAACATTGGCCAAACGCTGGGCGGCGAAGGAAGCCTGCTCAAAAGCCTTGGGCACCGGGCTTGCGATGGGGATAAGCTGGCGCGACATGGCGGTCAGCAACCTGCGCACGGGCCAACCTGTGATGGCGGTCACTGGCTGGGCCGCCGACCGACTTTCCGAGATGACACCAGAGGGGCACGAGGCGATCATTCACGTCACGCTGACAGATGATCACCCTTGGGCGCAGGCCTTTGTGGTGATCGAAGCGCGACCGGTTGAAAAGCGGCAAGCATAG